The following coding sequences are from one Eptesicus fuscus isolate TK198812 chromosome 7, DD_ASM_mEF_20220401, whole genome shotgun sequence window:
- the ATF1 gene encoding cyclic AMP-dependent transcription factor ATF-1 isoform X4, translating into MQTYQIRTTPSATSLPQTVVMTSPVSLTSPTTKTDDPQLKREIRLMKNREAARECRRKKKEYVKCLENRVAVLENQNKTLIEELKTLKDLYSHKSV; encoded by the exons ATGCAGACATATCAGATTCGAACCACACCTTCAGCGACTTCGCTGCCACAGACTGTGGTGATGACATCTCCTGTGAGTCTTACATCTCCAACAACTAAGACAGATGACCCCCAGTTGAAAAGAGAAATAAGGTTGATGAAAAACAG AGAAGCTGCTCGAGAATGTcgcagaaagaagaaagaatatgtGAAATGCCTGGAAAATCGAGTTGCAGTCctggaaaatcaaaataaaactctAATAGAAGAGTTAAAAACTTTGAAGGATCTTTATTCCCATAAAAGTGtttga
- the ATF1 gene encoding cyclic AMP-dependent transcription factor ATF-1 isoform X3, with protein sequence MTNSGSTQQGTTILQYAQTSDGQQILVPSNQVVVQTASGDMQTYQIRTTPSATSLPQTVVMTSPVSLTSPTTKTDDPQLKREIRLMKNREAARECRRKKKEYVKCLENRVAVLENQNKTLIEELKTLKDLYSHKSV encoded by the exons ATGACAAATTCAGGCAGTACTCAACAAGGTACAACAATTCTCCAGTATGCACAGACCTCTGATGGACAGCAAATACTTGTGCCCAGCAACCAGGTGGTTGTACAAA CTGCCTCAGGAGATATGCAGACATATCAGATTCGAACCACACCTTCAGCGACTTCGCTGCCACAGACTGTGGTGATGACATCTCCTGTGAGTCTTACATCTCCAACAACTAAGACAGATGACCCCCAGTTGAAAAGAGAAATAAGGTTGATGAAAAACAG AGAAGCTGCTCGAGAATGTcgcagaaagaagaaagaatatgtGAAATGCCTGGAAAATCGAGTTGCAGTCctggaaaatcaaaataaaactctAATAGAAGAGTTAAAAACTTTGAAGGATCTTTATTCCCATAAAAGTGtttga